The segment gagagagaaagagagaaggagagagggagaaacaagtatctttctttatatttatattaatgtcaCTAATTTCTGCAATAAAAACACCTCAGAAACAtttcagtgtttattattttcccatTAATATTAAAAGTGAATTGTGGGAAATGAAAGAGTTTGTTAgcactgtgtctgtgtgtggggaCGAAGTGATACACAGCTGTAATGTGTAAAATACTTTTACTACAAtaaaacataatcacacacatttacacatcagTCACCtgctgtgtgaaatattaatcagtgttataCAGGAACAACATTTCTgatacaaattaataataataataataataataataataataataataataataataataataataataataataataataataataataataataataataataataataataataataataataataataataataataataataataataataataataataataataataataataataataataataataataataataataataataataataataataataataataataataataataataataataataataataataataataataataataataataataataataataataataataataataataataataataataataataataataataataataataataataataataataataataataataataataataataataataataataataataataataataataataataataataataataataataataataataataataataataataataataataataataataataataataataataataataataataataataataataataataataataataataataataataataataataataataataataataataataataataataataataataataataataataataataataataataataataataataataataataataataataataataataataataataataataataataataataataataataataataataataataataataataataataataataataataataataataataataataataataataataataataataataataataataataataataataataataataataataataataataataataataataataataataataataataataataataataataataataataataataataataataataataataataataataataataataataataataataataataataataataataataataataataataataataataataataataataataataataataataataataataataataataataataataataataatattgctgtTCAGAGCCTCCACAGTACTCCACTAACATCCGTAGCTCCACTGGTGAGAGCAGAGTTCCACCCCGAGCAGTCCTGCCACGATCCGTACTGATCTCAAACCCAGCTGGGCAGCTACTCCACTGGCGTCCTTGAATTCTGGTCCAGCCAGGTCCACCAGGTGTCTCAGCGTGATAAGACCAGATGCCAGCAGAGTCTGGGTGAGGGCACTGCCTgcaatggagagagagagagaggagaaagagaaggagagggagagagagggagaaagagaaggagagggagagagagagaggagagaggagagagagaaggagagggagagggagagagagaaggagagggagagagagaaggagagggagaaagagaaggagagagagagagagagagagagagaaggagagagagaggagagggagagagagagagagagagagagagagagagagagagaggagagggagagagaggagagaggagagagagagaggagagagagagaggagaggagagagagagaggagagagaggagagagagagagagaaggagagagagagaagagagagagagagagagagagagagaaggagagggagggagagaggagagaggagagggagagggagagagagagaaggagagagagagagaggagagagagagagagagagagagagagaggagagagagaaggagaggagagagagaggagaaagagagagagagagagaaggagaggagagagagaaggagagagaggagagagagagaagagagagagagagagaagagagagagagagagaggagagagagagaaagagaaggagagggagaaagattttaaacaagtatctttctttatatttatatttatattaatgtcaCTAATTTCTGCAATAAAAACACCTCAGAAACAtttcagtgtttattattttcccatTAATATTAAAAGTGAATTGTGGGAAATGAAAGAGTTTGTTAgcactgtgtctgtgtgtggggaCGAAGTGATACACAGCTGTAATGTGTAAAATACTTTTACTACAAtaaaacataatcacacacatttacacatcagTCACCtgctgtgtgaaatattaatcagtgttataCAGGAACAACATTTCTgatacaaattaataataataataatattaatataataattattactattacataGCTAACCctgatatatacatacaatagcgtgtgtgtgtgtgtgtgtgtgtgtgtgtgtgtgtgtgtgtgtctggctgAAGCAAGaatattttaatgttaacaAAACATCACGGATTGGTAAACTGCAGAAAGCTGAAGAGGATCACGACTTCCAGGAAGATTATTTTaaggaatttatttttttttccccaaaaaaaatTCATGGGAAATTACATTTGGAATAAATTTACAGTAAATGGGTTCATGAACTTGTCGTGTACTTCAGACCAGAGAAGAGTGAATTTTCAGACTTCACTAAATAATGCAACCTTGTGATTATTTTGAGCTCGATATTTTGGGATGTTCAGCACCAGAATGATCCAAGAATCTACTGAAGGTCCTTAAACCCAGaacaaggcttttttttttcacccaatTTACGGAAAACATAAATCCTCCTGGAAATGTTTGAGATCCAGAGAGAAGGAAAATGTGGAGATATTCTAAATAATATCAAGTCTGTAGATAATCCTCCAAAAAGAAGCGAGGAATCAGTGCACCAAAAATATCATGAACAAATCCATTTCCAGTTttgcaataaaatgaaaatgtttggaGATGATAcatgaaatattataaatgtactcataacataataataataataataataataataataataataataataatgttaataataatgttaataataataataataataataatgttaataataataataatgttaataataataataataataataataataattaataataataataatgttaataataataataataataataataataataatgttaataataataataatgttaataataatattaataataataataatgttaataataatgttaataataataataataataataataataatgttaataataataataataataataatattaataataataataatgttaataataataataataataataataataataataatgttaataataataataatgttaataataatatgttaatgttaataataataatgttaataataatgttaataataataataatgttaataataataataataataataataatgttaataataataataatgttaataataatataataataataataataataataatgttaataataataataataataataataataataataataataataataataataataataataataataataatcaaaataataataataataataatattaataataataataataataataataataatgactctGTACTTAAAGGAAAGTGAAATATTGTTTACTCTTCGGTTGAATTACAGTTTTTTGCTGTTGAGGTATTTTGCAGTAAATTCTGGAGCTTCGATGGTAGAAGAATATTTATGTTCTGCAAGGTTGAGAATCACTGAGTCCTGAAAGACATAgaatatatataagaaatatatcattttaaatagGTGCATTACAAAAGTCGAAAAGATTTAGTATCAGAAAAGACTGGTAATAATATTcctattttattcttttaatgtAGTTATTATAAACTAcaaatttttttacttgaaatCTCAAATCTTTCACAAGACGCCTCGTCTCAGGTTACAGGTTTTGAAAAAAGAACACACTTGAAGCTGTTTCTGACCAGCATTAGAAATGTTGCTTAATCTCTGTTCTcagatttttgttgtttttggcgTCAGTAAAATCCAGATGTGTGTAATCAGAGTCGGGGGCGGGGGGATGGGGGGGGGCAACTGTCGGGAATTCAGCCACAGTCAGTTTACTAAATAATCGTACTTTCTTACTGaacaaataaatgagtaaaacatctcagaaggacagttaaaataaataaagaatgtaaaaaagatttatgtttaattttgatgtctggatttatttcagtaataatCAGGTTTCAGTTAATATCTGCGTCCTGATTGGTGGGATCGAGAGaaagaggtgtgtgtttatgtaattACTGAAAGCCATAAATGGCAGGAGATTCCTTCAACCCTGTAAGAGTCGTGGATCTGCAGACGCTGCTCTTCACACATTCAGCAAGTCTGTGTTTTTACTTCTGTAGTGTCTTTAACTTCAGCTCCAGATaacaaacagcagcaatgcAGCTTCGTGTCCTCGCtttgctcctgctcctgctgtgCATGTGTCCAGTTCTGGCACAAGGTAGGAGGACACTTTTGTGTGCTGTGTATtaattgtgtgttaaatgtgtgttaatTTTACATCTGCATCTGATGTTTAAAGTCCGCtgcatttaatatgttttattggGGAAAAACTAATTTCCTCATGTTCATTGAGCTTCaacttatttatgtaaaaatgtaaaatattacaaaatgttgAAAAGACAATTACCGAGCAGCTCAGTGTGACATTTTATTAGTAAATCTTATCCCTATTCTGTAAAAGGTTCTTATGAAAACTGTTGCCTGAAGTACGGCTCGGAGCCGAAAGCCCGATTCAAGAAGAAAGTTGTGAGCTACAGGATTCAGGAGTCTGATGGAGGCTGTAACATCCCTGCTGTGATGTAAGTTCTGATTATCAgagttttctctttttctcagtaATAAAGATTTTCCATGATATTTTAATGAACCTgataaatattttcttcatgtttctaaaaaaaagctTCACTCTTGAATTGAAGAAGTCACGAATCCTCTGCGCCGACCCCAAACAGCCCTGGGTGAAGATTCTGACGAGGTACGCAGACTGGCAATCAAAACGCACAAAATCGAAGAACTGAGTTCCTTTCTGTTGGTTTCTGATGGTTTATTGATAAATATCATGGGAAAAGATATTCTGAACAGCTCATCACCTTATAGCCCTGATTTAATCCTCTTTATAAGAAGTTTATACAGTAGCTTTACGCTAATATTTTGACTTTAACAGAAACAATAAGTGCACAACATTTCCTTCATAGTTCATGAtgaatattttgtatgtatttgttttctGCAGTTCAGTGTTAGTAGTGAATGTAAATATTAGACATCAGTGTTCTGGTGTTCTGCTGTTACACTTCTGATGATCTTCAGCTCTTTCTGCTCTCCTCCAGACTTCTCTCGAATCCcttcgtttttttgttttttttctttttataaatttttgttctcactgtatttttgtatgctTTCTGGTGCAGCACATTATCttacattagtgtgtgtgtgtgtgtgtgagagagagagagagagagagagagagagagatgaataaaagAGGGACTTGTGTAATTGTTGttcataataaagaaataaatatattttcgaTTGTTGTGTAGTTGTTTACAAAGTAACaattaacacacaaaaaagggCACCTGAACATCAATCAGCTCCAAActtaatacaactgagcaagAACATGAATAAATATGCTGAAGAATGATTTATGCGAatagagaaatatatatatatatatagagagagagagagagagaaatgtggattaagtctccttattgttgtataaaagtaaaaggcagtgtacagtgtgatcagggtgtaagTAGGGACACACAGGGTCAGGGGTCAGGGGGTCAGGGgtcagaaaaacacagacatgagggatctcagTCAAAAACAACCAGACTCATTCTAGAAACTAGAAGTCATAAACTTTACTGGTGTCAGTCAtggaacattttaaaagctCTTCCTGGTTTCTGAATAAGAATTTTtacaaaatcaaaatgaatttgtaataaaaaaaagtattctaaagtaaagtgaaagtaaaaaggaGCGCACTGCCGCTGAACCTGAGATGATTACAACCAGACAGTTTAGTGGAAGAGATtgtagggaaaaaagaaaaggccaGTTGATTAAATTCCTCAGGATTCTTTATACTCATAATGAGTGTGTGCTGGTTATTGTTGTGGAACATCAGTTCTATACTTTTACTCTGATGGATGAGGAGCAGAGCCCTAATGactgtaattttatataaaatcatttctacacatttttcactgattataaagtgtgagagtgtttGTAGGTTTTTATGTACCATTTTTGAGacatatgtaaatgtttaataaatcagTTACAAGAAAAAGTTGCACAATATGGAAGGTTGCACAAGAAGAACAATTGCATGAGAACATTTATGGAACA is part of the Silurus meridionalis isolate SWU-2019-XX chromosome 9, ASM1480568v1, whole genome shotgun sequence genome and harbors:
- the ccl25b gene encoding C-C motif chemokine 25b; protein product: MQLRVLALLLLLLCMCPVLAQGSYENCCLKYGSEPKARFKKKVVSYRIQESDGGCNIPAVIFTLELKKSRILCADPKQPWVKILTRYADWQSKRTKSKN